The genomic DNA CAGATCGAGCCCGAACTCCTCGTTGACCACGGCCATCAGCGTCACAGTGGCCATCGAATCCCACGCTGCCACCTGATCGGCCTGTGCGGCCCTGATCTGCTCCGGCGAGAGATCTGAAAAGACCGCCGCGAAACATGTTTCCAGTCTGGATGTGATGTCTGAATTGGACAAATGGCTCTCCCCATGAGGCCTGCGCGGCAGGCTCGTAAATCTCTGCCCCCAACGGGACCGCCGGCGCAACGGCTAAACCGCCGCGGACGCGCCTTTTCCACCCGCTCCATGGCGAATCACCAACTTGATCAGGTGGTGGGTAAACAGCAGCAAGGCCAGCGCCACCGAGAAGATCAGCCAACCTTCCGCCGAGTGGAAAAATCCCCTGGCCAGTTCCGGATCGCGCTCGCTGAGAATCCCGGTCACGGTCACGCGGGTGGCGTTTGTCAGCACGGCGATCGGAACCGTGGCCACCAGCAGCGCGAATTTCATCCACGGCCGATTGTCAAAGAAATATCCGTA from Paludibaculum fermentans includes the following:
- a CDS encoding acyl carrier protein, with amino-acid sequence MSNSDITSRLETCFAAVFSDLSPEQIRAAQADQVAAWDSMATVTLMAVVNEEFGLDLDLDQMESLLSFAAMRSELETRLTNG